From a single Micromonospora carbonacea genomic region:
- a CDS encoding peptidase inhibitor family I36 protein has product MLNQPVPPTVRRVPRALVAVGLLAAVLGTAPAPAAASPGPAALSTAAAADCPFVNTLCLFEGTNFTGARLTLSSLVSPGTCVSLVDAGWGDRARSAINTNSRSAAMFMNDDCVGGAFEVPGNSSLSDFGGFAPESAWVPR; this is encoded by the coding sequence ATGCTGAATCAGCCCGTTCCACCGACCGTTCGGCGGGTGCCACGCGCCCTGGTGGCGGTCGGCCTCCTGGCAGCGGTTCTGGGCACGGCCCCGGCTCCGGCCGCGGCGAGCCCGGGCCCCGCCGCGCTTAGCACGGCGGCCGCTGCCGACTGCCCGTTCGTCAACACGCTGTGCCTGTTCGAGGGCACCAACTTCACCGGCGCGCGTCTCACCCTGAGCTCTCTGGTGTCGCCCGGCACCTGCGTGAGTCTGGTGGACGCCGGTTGGGGAGACCGCGCGCGTTCCGCGATCAACACCAACAGCCGGAGCGCTGCGATGTTCATGAACGACGACTGTGTCGGTGGGGCCTTCGAAGTCCCGGGCAACAGCTCCCTGTCGGACTTCGGGGGGTTCGCGCCCGAAAGCGCCTGGGTGCCCCGGTAA
- a CDS encoding response regulator transcription factor encodes MTPPVRVLLADDQALLRVSLATVLGADERIEVVGTVADGRAAVTAVQQRSVDVVLMDIRMPVLDGIAATAQVVRLSPRTRVLALTTFDLDELVLAALRAGASGYLTKDARPAVLIDAICDVAAGNSALAPAAAASLVEHVRRTAEPRPQAVAQLSPREREVFDLIAAGRSNGEIGAQLHLTQNTVKTHVRAVLTKLDLRDRVHVVIFAYENGLAGPPHPAG; translated from the coding sequence GTGACGCCGCCGGTGCGGGTGCTGCTCGCCGACGACCAGGCCCTGTTGCGCGTGTCGCTCGCCACGGTGCTGGGAGCCGACGAGCGGATCGAGGTGGTCGGCACAGTCGCCGACGGCCGTGCCGCCGTCACGGCGGTGCAGCAACGCTCAGTCGACGTGGTGCTGATGGACATCCGCATGCCGGTGCTGGACGGCATCGCCGCCACCGCGCAGGTCGTGCGCCTCAGCCCGCGCACCCGCGTGCTGGCCCTGACGACGTTCGACCTGGACGAGCTGGTCCTGGCCGCGCTGCGCGCCGGGGCCAGCGGATACCTGACGAAGGATGCCCGCCCTGCGGTGCTCATCGACGCGATCTGCGACGTGGCCGCCGGCAACTCAGCCCTGGCGCCCGCGGCGGCGGCTTCCCTGGTGGAGCACGTGCGGCGGACGGCAGAGCCCCGGCCCCAAGCGGTCGCGCAGCTGTCCCCCCGCGAACGGGAGGTGTTCGACCTGATCGCTGCGGGGCGGTCGAACGGCGAGATCGGCGCGCAGCTGCACCTGACGCAGAACACCGTCAAGACACACGTACGCGCGGTCCTGACCAAGCTCGACCTGCGTGACCGGGTACACGTCGTGATCTTCGCCTACGAGAACGGTCTAGCCGGTCCCCCTCACCCCGCGGGGTGA
- a CDS encoding SAM-dependent methyltransferase: protein MERPEWAPADVDLSRPSVARAYDYWLGGSHNFEVDREFARQALAAVPDLRLVARANREFLHRAVRFMLDEGIRQFLDIGSGIPTVGNVHEIAQEVDPDTRVVYVDIDPVAVTHSTHILAGQPNAIALLEDLRRPEAILGHPEVRRLLDLDRPVGLLLVSVVHAVPDHDDPYGLIKRLWTALAPGSCVAISHVTTDSRPDEMGEGTRLSGRTNTPVTARTRAQVEDFFAGLELVEPGVVWSPLWRPESRTDVGEHPERMSFYVGVGRRG from the coding sequence ATGGAACGGCCGGAGTGGGCGCCAGCAGATGTTGATCTCAGCCGGCCGAGCGTGGCGCGAGCCTACGACTACTGGCTCGGCGGCTCGCACAACTTCGAGGTCGACCGGGAGTTCGCCCGCCAGGCGCTCGCGGCGGTGCCGGACCTTCGCCTGGTCGCGCGCGCCAACCGCGAGTTCCTGCATCGCGCGGTGCGGTTCATGCTCGACGAGGGGATCCGGCAGTTCCTGGACATCGGGTCCGGCATCCCGACGGTGGGCAACGTGCACGAGATCGCCCAGGAGGTCGATCCGGACACCCGGGTGGTCTATGTGGACATCGATCCGGTGGCGGTGACGCACAGCACGCACATCCTCGCCGGCCAGCCCAACGCGATCGCGCTGCTCGAAGACCTGCGCCGCCCGGAGGCCATCCTGGGCCACCCGGAGGTCCGCCGGCTGCTGGATCTCGACCGGCCGGTCGGCCTGCTGCTCGTCTCGGTCGTGCACGCCGTCCCCGACCACGACGACCCGTACGGGCTGATCAAGCGGCTGTGGACGGCGCTGGCCCCGGGGAGCTGCGTGGCGATCAGCCACGTCACCACCGACAGCCGGCCGGACGAGATGGGCGAGGGCACCCGGCTCAGCGGCCGGACGAACACGCCGGTCACCGCCCGCACCCGCGCTCAGGTGGAGGACTTCTTCGCCGGCCTGGAACTGGTGGAACCCGGCGTGGTGTGGTCCCCGCTGTGGCGTCCCGAGTCGCGGACGGATGTCGGGGAGCACCCGGAGCGGATGAGTTTCTACGTCGGAGTCGGACGCCGCGGGTGA
- a CDS encoding putative bifunctional diguanylate cyclase/phosphodiesterase, producing the protein MSGRSAADGLDDGRRPGIEEFVTAWTAALHRAHYVPISAGRRRRIVTGLADRLVSAVLADPAEPGDGRRIGEDLVAAGFGSPEALGRTIAVVGSRFLGELGLAADPTRAARLTGLLAELAAGFASAAHDRILRAQDTVRLAALAARNQAEEALRVSEARFRRFATHDQLTGLPNLTLFTERLGRLSAADEPIDRVGVCCLDVDDFAAVNDVLGHQVGDLLLREIAGRLGALTDRRIDLVARLDSDRFAILVRDTTCAEDTVKIADQALAALAAPFRVDGTEVPLTASAGVAEGAVADGGAAALMRASEIALHWAKADGKATLRQFDQDRSNADAARYRLSAAMPAALRRGEFVAAYQPISALRSGRLAGVEALARWQHPQLGLLSAARFIELAERTGVVVALGAQLLEQACRQASRWQRIQPGLYVSVNVSVRQLRQNGLAGAVAQILDRTGLPPHLLQLEVTEQAVIDLTGVVTETLAALMKIGVRIVIDDFGIGYANLANLRSLPLHGLKLDASLTRSSAQPARRPGARRPGTDDEFLSTVVSLGHKLGLVVTAEGIETAQQADRLAATGCDNGQGWHFGRPVPPDEITAGIVAQQHRDAVSPPDSGQPGLPARRR; encoded by the coding sequence GTGAGCGGTCGGTCCGCCGCCGACGGCCTCGACGACGGGCGTCGCCCCGGCATCGAGGAGTTCGTCACGGCGTGGACTGCGGCCCTGCACCGGGCCCACTACGTGCCGATCAGCGCCGGGCGGCGGCGTCGCATCGTGACCGGGCTGGCGGACCGTCTGGTCAGTGCGGTGCTCGCCGATCCGGCCGAGCCCGGCGACGGCCGGCGGATCGGCGAGGATCTGGTGGCGGCCGGCTTCGGGTCGCCGGAAGCGCTCGGTCGAACGATCGCGGTCGTCGGCTCGCGGTTCCTGGGCGAGCTGGGCCTCGCCGCCGACCCCACCCGCGCCGCCCGGCTGACCGGCCTGCTGGCCGAGCTCGCGGCGGGCTTCGCGTCGGCCGCGCACGACCGCATCCTGAGAGCCCAGGACACGGTCCGGCTGGCCGCGCTGGCCGCCCGCAACCAGGCCGAGGAGGCGCTCAGGGTCAGCGAGGCCAGGTTCCGCCGCTTCGCCACCCACGACCAGTTGACCGGGCTGCCCAACCTGACGTTGTTCACCGAGCGGTTGGGCCGGCTGTCCGCCGCCGACGAGCCGATCGACCGGGTCGGTGTCTGCTGCCTCGACGTCGACGACTTCGCGGCGGTCAACGACGTGCTCGGGCATCAGGTGGGCGACCTGCTGCTCCGCGAGATCGCCGGTCGGCTCGGCGCGCTCACCGACCGGCGGATCGACCTGGTGGCGCGCCTGGACAGCGACCGGTTCGCGATCCTGGTCCGCGACACCACCTGCGCCGAGGACACCGTCAAGATCGCCGATCAGGCGCTCGCCGCGCTCGCCGCCCCGTTCCGCGTCGACGGCACCGAGGTGCCCCTGACGGCGAGTGCGGGAGTGGCCGAGGGCGCCGTCGCCGACGGTGGCGCCGCGGCCCTGATGCGCGCCAGCGAGATCGCGCTGCACTGGGCCAAGGCCGACGGGAAGGCCACCCTGCGCCAGTTCGACCAGGATCGCAGCAATGCCGACGCCGCGCGTTACCGCCTGTCGGCGGCCATGCCGGCGGCGCTGCGCCGGGGCGAGTTCGTGGCCGCCTACCAGCCCATCTCCGCCTTGCGGTCCGGGCGGCTGGCCGGGGTGGAAGCCCTGGCCCGTTGGCAGCATCCCCAGCTCGGCCTGCTGAGCGCCGCCCGGTTCATCGAGCTCGCCGAACGCACCGGCGTCGTGGTGGCGCTCGGTGCCCAGCTGCTGGAGCAGGCGTGCCGACAGGCCAGCCGATGGCAGCGGATCCAACCCGGCCTGTACGTGAGCGTGAACGTGTCGGTGCGCCAGCTCCGCCAGAACGGCCTGGCCGGGGCGGTGGCGCAGATCCTCGACCGGACGGGGCTGCCGCCGCACCTGCTCCAGCTCGAAGTCACCGAGCAGGCCGTGATCGATCTGACCGGCGTGGTGACGGAGACCCTGGCGGCGCTGATGAAGATCGGGGTCCGGATCGTCATCGACGACTTCGGCATCGGCTATGCCAACCTGGCCAATCTCCGCTCCCTCCCCCTGCACGGCCTCAAACTCGACGCGAGCCTGACCCGTTCGTCGGCGCAGCCGGCCAGGCGGCCGGGGGCCCGCCGCCCCGGCACGGACGACGAGTTCCTCAGCACCGTCGTGTCGCTCGGGCACAAGCTCGGCCTCGTCGTGACCGCGGAGGGCATCGAGACCGCCCAGCAGGCCGACCGGCTGGCCGCGACCGGGTGCGACAACGGGCAGGGCTGGCACTTCGGCCGCCCGGTGCCGCCCGACGAGATCACCGCCGGGATCGTGGCCCAGCAGCACCGCGACGCCGTGTCACCACCCGATTCCGGGCAGCCGGGGCTCCCGGCCCGGCGGCGCTGA
- a CDS encoding sensor histidine kinase yields MQIRPSGDDYAWRLLVLLSATVLPPGTLALLVAMALSGADTVQLVAVGVAATVLHITAWRAAPQPVRAFVAAALAMVVLALVPMPGWSSGVLTPSSLCFLLVLWRLVAVGPDRWVVPALATAVAGVALTGTASTLREPADARLPVWMPVLEATLLLAVVVGVWVFARVVRAQRRRAVIQASQRLAAARRTERAEIRRDLHDVIAHSLTLVVAQAEAARVGTAERETERALAQVADTARAALLGLRGMLRVLDAAPSAAGDVVPSLDGLPALVAAATTAMHRVTLTQRGDRRAMPADAESALVRLVQEGITNALRHVEPPLSVAVDVDWDVELDEGGGRDVVQVRVQDDGGSGPRAAGDPGGSPGTGSGLAGAARRVEAAGGEFAVVRGRGWTLCARLPTVGAA; encoded by the coding sequence ATGCAGATCCGGCCATCCGGCGACGACTACGCGTGGCGGCTGCTCGTGCTGCTGTCCGCGACCGTCCTTCCGCCCGGGACGTTGGCCCTGCTCGTGGCCATGGCGCTCAGCGGGGCGGACACGGTGCAGCTCGTGGCGGTGGGAGTGGCGGCGACGGTGCTGCACATCACGGCGTGGCGGGCGGCTCCGCAGCCTGTCAGGGCGTTCGTGGCGGCGGCTCTTGCCATGGTGGTCCTGGCGCTCGTGCCGATGCCGGGCTGGTCCAGCGGGGTGCTGACCCCGTCGTCCCTGTGCTTCCTGCTCGTCTTGTGGCGGCTGGTAGCGGTGGGGCCGGACCGGTGGGTGGTCCCGGCGCTGGCGACCGCGGTGGCGGGCGTGGCGCTCACCGGGACGGCCTCGACGCTCCGCGAGCCGGCCGACGCGCGGCTGCCGGTGTGGATGCCGGTGCTGGAGGCGACCCTGCTCCTGGCCGTGGTCGTCGGAGTGTGGGTTTTCGCCCGCGTCGTCCGGGCACAACGACGACGCGCGGTGATCCAGGCGTCACAGCGACTTGCCGCCGCCCGGCGCACCGAGCGCGCGGAGATCCGTCGGGACCTGCACGACGTCATCGCGCACTCGCTCACCCTGGTCGTGGCACAGGCGGAGGCAGCGCGGGTCGGCACTGCCGAGCGCGAAACCGAGCGGGCTCTGGCTCAGGTGGCGGACACGGCTCGCGCGGCGCTGTTGGGTCTGCGCGGGATGCTGCGGGTGCTCGATGCTGCCCCCAGCGCGGCGGGTGACGTCGTCCCGTCCCTCGACGGGCTGCCGGCGCTCGTCGCGGCGGCGACGACAGCGATGCACCGGGTGACCCTGACCCAGCGCGGGGACCGGCGCGCCATGCCGGCCGATGCCGAGTCGGCGCTGGTGCGGCTGGTGCAGGAGGGCATCACCAACGCGCTGCGGCATGTCGAACCGCCGCTGAGCGTGGCGGTGGACGTGGACTGGGATGTCGAGCTGGACGAGGGCGGGGGTCGCGACGTGGTGCAGGTGCGCGTGCAGGACGACGGCGGTTCGGGACCACGCGCGGCAGGCGACCCAGGGGGGTCTCCGGGCACCGGCTCCGGGCTGGCGGGGGCGGCGAGGCGGGTCGAGGCCGCGGGCGGTGAGTTCGCAGTCGTGCGCGGGCGGGGCTGGACGCTCTGCGCGCGGCTGCCGACGGTGGGTGCGGCGTGA
- a CDS encoding cupin domain-containing protein, with product MAKVNIVRPGEGEILGSGAQQIRILENGEHTDHRLGFAEVTIPPGTPSPLQHRHAQHDEGFYVLAGTFRFTVGEDQYDAGPGTWVIVPTGAPHTFANVGDENAVMLNTFTPDLYVQYFRDFKAMIDSGQPVNAETMTPLWKNYATEISDEYAS from the coding sequence GTGGCGAAGGTGAACATCGTCCGCCCCGGTGAGGGCGAGATCCTCGGCAGCGGGGCGCAGCAGATCCGCATCCTGGAGAACGGCGAGCACACCGACCACCGGCTGGGGTTCGCCGAGGTCACCATTCCACCGGGCACCCCGAGCCCGTTGCAGCACCGCCACGCCCAGCACGACGAGGGCTTCTACGTGCTGGCGGGAACGTTCCGGTTCACCGTCGGCGAGGACCAGTACGACGCCGGGCCGGGCACCTGGGTCATCGTGCCGACCGGCGCGCCGCACACGTTCGCCAACGTCGGCGACGAGAACGCGGTCATGCTGAACACGTTCACGCCGGACCTGTACGTGCAGTACTTCCGCGACTTCAAGGCCATGATCGATTCCGGGCAGCCCGTCAACGCCGAAACCATGACACCGCTGTGGAAGAACTACGCCACCGAGATCTCGGACGAATACGCCTCGTGA
- a CDS encoding HEAT repeat domain-containing protein — MDRRAQYRAELRRFDPARWPDFLREHSGLPGPRANIALAEAVADEGEPASFDRLISTDDEYLVFCGVLGLGRLLATAADARTRAAVEARLRDHATDARWRVREAVALALQRLGDADLPRLLALATAWAARPHPLLRRAAVAGVCEPRLLTAPDAAARAVALCERATRGLADLSAEQRRADGVRALRQALGYCWSVAVAADPAAGLPRFQALAAVDDRDVAWIVRENTKKNRLARLL, encoded by the coding sequence GTGGACCGGCGTGCTCAGTACCGGGCCGAGCTGCGCAGGTTCGATCCGGCGCGCTGGCCGGACTTCCTCCGGGAGCACTCGGGGCTGCCCGGCCCACGCGCCAACATCGCGCTCGCCGAGGCCGTCGCCGACGAGGGCGAGCCGGCCTCGTTCGATCGGTTGATCTCCACGGACGACGAGTACCTGGTGTTCTGCGGGGTGCTCGGTCTCGGCCGGCTGTTGGCCACCGCCGCGGACGCGCGGACCCGCGCGGCCGTCGAGGCGCGCCTACGCGACCACGCCACCGACGCCCGTTGGCGGGTGCGCGAGGCGGTGGCCCTGGCGTTGCAGCGTCTCGGTGACGCCGACCTGCCGCGCCTGCTCGCACTCGCGACGGCCTGGGCCGCGCGCCCGCACCCGTTGCTCCGGCGGGCGGCGGTCGCGGGCGTGTGCGAGCCGCGCCTGCTGACCGCCCCGGACGCCGCCGCCCGCGCCGTCGCGCTGTGCGAACGGGCGACCAGGGGGCTGGCCGACCTCTCGGCCGAGCAGCGGCGTGCCGACGGCGTCCGCGCGCTGCGTCAGGCGTTGGGCTACTGCTGGAGTGTCGCGGTGGCCGCCGATCCGGCGGCCGGCCTGCCGCGCTTCCAGGCGCTGGCGGCAGTCGACGACCGCGACGTGGCCTGGATCGTCCGGGAGAACACGAAGAAGAACCGACTCGCGCGACTGCTCTGA
- a CDS encoding helix-turn-helix domain-containing protein, with protein MIGNLETLQDELAACGFPPLVNRLAGAGFRGRIATRDLGPLRLVSLDTPASACVGRKRDASDGDHLAVKVMTRGRTRIEQGRGDAELGPTDLVLLDPTRPLRFESTAATHVTVLVPRRELRMRPAQIDRLIGVRIDGSHGPGALVSVLARESARSAAEFREAEALRSAAAVIELIAVALEARLGDEQPAPDERLRNRIAGYIEARLADPGLSPPGIAAAHHISVRRLHKLFEDQPLTVAALIRRRRLERCRAELTGGGRTVTAVAARWGFSDPAHFSKLFKATYGYNARALTANNRARTTRTRAAGPEQDGGHQGRQ; from the coding sequence GTGATCGGCAACCTTGAGACGCTCCAGGACGAGTTGGCCGCCTGCGGGTTTCCGCCGCTGGTCAACAGGCTGGCCGGGGCCGGCTTCCGGGGCCGGATCGCCACCCGTGACCTCGGGCCGCTGCGGTTGGTCTCCCTCGACACGCCCGCGAGCGCCTGCGTCGGGCGGAAGCGCGACGCCTCCGACGGCGACCACCTCGCGGTCAAGGTGATGACCCGGGGCCGGACGCGGATCGAGCAGGGGCGCGGCGACGCCGAACTCGGGCCGACCGACCTGGTGCTGCTCGACCCCACGCGTCCTCTCCGGTTCGAGAGCACCGCGGCGACGCACGTCACCGTCCTGGTTCCGCGCCGGGAGCTCCGGATGCGGCCCGCGCAGATCGACCGGCTCATCGGCGTACGCATCGACGGCAGCCACGGTCCGGGCGCGCTCGTCTCCGTGCTGGCCCGGGAGTCGGCGCGGTCGGCGGCCGAGTTCCGCGAGGCGGAGGCGCTGCGGTCGGCGGCGGCCGTCATCGAGTTGATCGCGGTCGCGCTGGAGGCCAGGCTGGGCGACGAACAACCGGCCCCCGACGAGCGGCTGCGGAACCGGATCGCCGGCTACATCGAGGCCCGCCTGGCCGATCCCGGTCTGTCCCCACCCGGCATCGCCGCCGCCCACCACATCTCCGTACGCCGGCTGCACAAGCTGTTCGAGGACCAGCCGCTCACCGTCGCGGCCCTGATCCGCCGTCGCCGCCTGGAACGCTGCCGGGCAGAGCTGACCGGAGGCGGACGTACGGTCACCGCCGTGGCCGCCCGGTGGGGATTCTCCGATCCCGCCCATTTCAGCAAGCTCTTCAAGGCGACGTACGGCTACAACGCCCGTGCGCTGACAGCCAACAACCGTGCACGGACGACCAGGACGCGCGCAGCCGGCCCGGAACAGGATGGTGGTCACCAAGGCCGGCAATAG
- a CDS encoding CPBP family intramembrane glutamic endopeptidase gives MTAPRSRTSGDTVPGTTEATSSTARDPRRVLAWFVGTLTVVTAVVLVPLFAGGADADTFNATVPLLSWAPALSAFVAHLGTGRRTSFLTWSAVRPLRTGRVLRTGALMLAVFVAIPAVITLLALALGVVAWQPSGEALRLVPLVLPLALVGMLTVTGEEIGWRGALHTSLARYGLVRASASIGGLWALWHLPLLLGYHLDGAMAGREVVATTVNLLFAALVLSAARALSASVWPAAWAHALMNTTLVFTSSNLVTPATELADGAFWTLQLVTWVVIGCAGALLLRAAARSSTHLTPTRS, from the coding sequence ATGACCGCACCGCGGAGCCGCACCTCCGGGGACACCGTCCCCGGCACGACCGAGGCGACCTCGTCCACGGCCCGCGACCCGCGACGGGTCCTGGCGTGGTTCGTCGGGACGTTGACCGTCGTCACGGCGGTCGTCCTCGTGCCGCTGTTCGCCGGCGGCGCGGACGCCGACACCTTCAATGCCACCGTCCCCCTCCTGTCCTGGGCGCCGGCCTTGTCGGCGTTCGTGGCACACCTGGGCACCGGTCGCCGCACGTCCTTCCTGACCTGGTCGGCGGTCCGTCCGCTGCGCACCGGACGTGTGCTGCGCACCGGCGCGCTGATGCTCGCGGTGTTCGTGGCCATCCCGGCGGTGATCACCCTGCTGGCCCTGGCGCTGGGCGTCGTCGCCTGGCAGCCGAGCGGGGAGGCGCTGCGCCTGGTGCCGCTGGTGCTGCCGTTGGCCCTGGTGGGCATGCTGACGGTCACGGGTGAGGAGATCGGATGGCGCGGCGCGCTGCACACGAGCCTGGCCCGGTACGGGCTGGTTCGCGCGAGCGCCTCGATCGGCGGCCTGTGGGCGCTGTGGCACCTGCCGTTGCTGCTCGGATACCACCTCGACGGAGCGATGGCGGGGCGGGAGGTCGTCGCCACCACGGTCAACCTGCTGTTCGCAGCGCTCGTGCTGAGCGCGGCGCGGGCGTTGTCGGCATCGGTCTGGCCGGCAGCGTGGGCCCACGCGCTGATGAACACCACTCTGGTGTTCACCTCCTCCAATCTTGTCACTCCGGCCACCGAGCTGGCCGACGGCGCGTTCTGGACGCTCCAGTTGGTGACCTGGGTCGTCATCGGCTGCGCGGGCGCGTTGCTGCTCCGGGCGGCTGCCCGAAGCTCCACGCACCTCACGCCGACCCGCTCGTAG
- a CDS encoding MOSC domain-containing protein, protein MAIPRPASDRPFGENARLVGRVAALWRYPVKSMAAEELGAVDVSWHGLAGDRRWAFIRDGQARSGTPWLSISRRPDMVHYRPWFAKPDRPDASRTMVCSPSGQAFDVVDPALASELGGGLRVIKLDRGIFDAMPLSVITTQSVAGIGELIGAELDARRFRPNLLIEAVGPAAFPEDAWVGHVLRVGRMRMRVDARDKRCGVVDVDPTTALRDPAVLRAVAHHRTVCLGVYGSTVEPGHVDVGDPVFIDT, encoded by the coding sequence ATGGCGATTCCCCGTCCAGCATCGGACAGGCCGTTCGGCGAGAATGCTCGGCTGGTGGGCCGGGTGGCGGCGCTGTGGCGTTATCCGGTCAAGTCCATGGCCGCAGAGGAACTAGGTGCGGTCGACGTCTCCTGGCACGGCCTGGCCGGCGATCGTCGTTGGGCGTTCATCCGCGACGGCCAGGCGCGCAGCGGGACGCCCTGGCTGTCGATCTCGCGGCGGCCGGACATGGTCCACTATCGCCCCTGGTTCGCGAAGCCCGACCGGCCCGACGCGTCCCGCACCATGGTGTGCTCCCCATCGGGTCAGGCGTTCGACGTCGTCGATCCCGCTCTGGCCAGCGAGTTGGGCGGCGGACTACGGGTGATCAAGCTGGATCGCGGGATCTTCGACGCCATGCCGTTGTCGGTGATCACGACGCAGAGCGTCGCCGGCATCGGCGAACTGATCGGCGCGGAACTCGACGCCCGACGCTTTCGTCCCAACCTTCTGATCGAGGCGGTCGGCCCGGCCGCCTTTCCCGAGGACGCCTGGGTGGGCCACGTCCTGCGGGTGGGCCGCATGCGGATGCGCGTCGACGCGCGCGACAAGCGATGCGGCGTGGTCGACGTCGACCCCACGACCGCATTGCGCGATCCGGCCGTCCTGCGCGCCGTCGCCCACCACCGCACGGTGTGCCTCGGCGTCTACGGCTCGACCGTCGAGCCCGGCCACGTCGACGTCGGCGACCCCGTCTTCATCGACACGTGA
- a CDS encoding cellulose binding domain-containing protein — MVGVHSHSRRRRVRSGLLAAVVSSVTMLGVGLVTAPAADAGTAARTATAPVARPAPAPGAASASITGAAATTSPAPTGPTAPNPSPFPPSTPTNVTATDVRTGSVTLTWTASTPGCCPVTGYDITYYMAFDDVVFSASVGNVTTTTISNYIGPGRQYQFRVSAKDGFGHRSNSSEPVTVVTPVTDTGPDTTPPSAPQNLTMGDVTESTAALSWSPSTDDVGVRGYNVYRFDGWFTSVVIATVTTTTHTIALPSSTPPLRNLYYVRARDAVGNLSIASNTVTPPTVPTPPTPPTPPPSTCRVTYQNQSEWQDGFVAAVTVQNTGAAPIDGWVLTFSFRGDQQVTSAWNATVSQSDTTATARNVDWNRALAANGSATFGIQGRWGVSNAPPTGFALNGVPCVTA; from the coding sequence ATGGTAGGCGTCCACTCGCACTCGCGGCGTCGCCGCGTACGGTCCGGCCTGCTGGCCGCCGTCGTCTCGTCGGTCACGATGCTCGGCGTCGGGCTGGTCACCGCACCGGCCGCCGATGCCGGCACCGCAGCGCGCACCGCGACGGCACCCGTCGCCCGCCCCGCCCCCGCGCCCGGCGCGGCCTCGGCGTCGATCACGGGGGCCGCCGCGACCACGTCCCCGGCGCCGACCGGGCCCACCGCGCCGAACCCCTCGCCGTTTCCGCCGAGTACGCCCACGAACGTCACCGCCACCGACGTCCGGACAGGGTCGGTCACCCTCACCTGGACGGCGTCGACGCCCGGCTGCTGCCCCGTCACCGGCTACGACATCACCTACTACATGGCCTTCGACGACGTCGTCTTCTCCGCCAGCGTCGGCAACGTCACCACCACCACGATCAGCAACTACATCGGGCCCGGCCGGCAGTACCAGTTCCGGGTCTCCGCCAAGGACGGCTTCGGGCACCGCTCCAACTCGTCGGAGCCCGTGACCGTGGTCACCCCGGTGACCGACACCGGCCCGGACACCACCCCGCCGAGCGCGCCGCAGAACCTGACCATGGGCGACGTGACCGAGTCGACCGCCGCCCTGTCCTGGTCGCCGTCGACGGACGACGTCGGCGTGCGCGGCTACAACGTCTACCGCTTCGACGGCTGGTTCACCTCCGTCGTGATCGCCACCGTCACGACGACGACGCACACGATTGCGCTCCCGTCGTCGACGCCTCCGCTGCGCAACCTCTACTACGTGCGGGCCCGGGACGCGGTGGGCAACCTGTCGATCGCGTCCAACACCGTCACCCCGCCCACCGTGCCGACCCCGCCCACCCCACCCACCCCGCCACCGTCGACCTGCCGCGTGACCTACCAGAACCAGTCCGAGTGGCAGGACGGATTCGTCGCCGCGGTGACCGTCCAGAACACCGGCGCGGCCCCGATCGACGGCTGGGTGCTGACCTTCAGCTTCCGGGGCGACCAGCAGGTCACCTCCGCCTGGAACGCCACGGTCAGCCAGAGCGACACCACGGCGACGGCGCGTAACGTCGACTGGAACCGCGCGCTGGCGGCGAACGGCTCCGCGACCTTCGGCATCCAGGGAAGGTGGGGCGTCAGCAACGCGCCGCCGACCGGCTTCGCCCTCAACGGCGTCCCCTGCGTCACGGCCTGA